A window of Haliscomenobacter hydrossis DSM 1100 contains these coding sequences:
- a CDS encoding CARDB domain-containing protein: MRVFVTILLMIYIVQKFQAQTTVNTTINNNTVWTTAGSPYLVGSSASIATGATLTIQPGVVVKFINDLDDFIVNGNIVAQGTSAQPIVFSSSKDDQYGGDSNKDGTATRPTDRDWRSILIKANNGAGSIFSNCLFRYGGYYFNSSATIEIEGSNATISECTFFNVNKAILVRQGGKPSVSKCRFENVTIMAITISLGSEPLLAENTYVKNGINGLGILGGSYLQTASYLLKKINNQSFPFQSYVIEGAITLEPSVNLSIEPGVVIKFASQYVEYSFRGNLKAEGTAAEPIVFTSIKDDEYGGDSNNDGTASKPSDQDWRSINVNNSVSSLKNCLFRYGGYYFGGDAALDIGNSNPRIESCTFFNNHKSLFISQGAAPSINNCTFRESSSIPVSIALSANPTFENNNFINNKINGLGIISLTYTGSANYTLNKINSTQFPFNAYVIDNALALSQNVSLTIEAGVIIKFADQNDEYVFNGRIKAEGTIDEPIIFTSIKDDEFGGDTNNDGAGTQASPQDWRSMLIQNNQSSLKFCTFRYGGYYFTGTEAALRIGNGVSPTVTSCHFYRVNQAIITGINAAPTVSDCFFSECTNAPVSIFLSSKPKFSNNTFSNNAINAIGLVGGTYATAGDYTLSKTTALINDNNIAYYLSESLILASNVSLTIDPGVIIKLKGVANGSEVSITVNGKLTARGSAETPIIFTSSRDDAFGGDTHNDGNSSRPAIGDWFSIIINSNAGVNSVFEHCQFRYGGFLRGPVVSQYGAIRTLGSSAPSMMNCSFFANSHGLMIGNGSKPNISNCTFTSSGWTPISLGLGALPTFSNNIFLRNNINAVGIVAGDYTGTANYTLNKLNLAGIDNVSYFVQQDITLGKDISLTIKPGVVIKFYKPRVRGDNSSVKVDGQIIATGTTAEPIVFTSVADDEYAGDSGNDGTSIKPNYGDWYGLVISNETRDSKFENCIFRYGGFFNQENENGFGTVRAVGKSKPSISNCSFQYNAIGIVAADFSTPSIKGNNFVDCEGTALSMALTANPLFEENKIDRLSIGAIGLIPGTYNSRGDFSLKKVDFAGIKNIPYFIDGSIQLESGFNWIIEPGVVVKLAEQADKFYNHRIIINGSIRAEGTPGESIIFTSANDDEFGGNIYSDGSNNPPERGDWLGIILNNNNNSRFKYCKFRYGGFSTQSPQYGVLRINNSSPSLLSKCEFTSNTRGVVVAGTSTVTLDSCDFSKNLIGLYKEGGNVRVKESNIFGNIDFGVQNATTVDVDATLNWWGDSTGPQHPQKNPSGKGNKVSNYVLFEPWQQQKITFKNDVGIASILGPNTRCNLSSTETIRVTIANYGSVVQTGFEIIVLVNGLEKVRENVGVLQVVNQTTTEYTLRSKIDLSAYAEYELQVFTVLNNDQNVYNDGKIITVENYRPISSNTQFSSLLPANGKLEVEAIEAFFSWSPIENATSYDLFVWLAVQAEPTIPTVAGLTGLNYQFSQELAYGAQYRWKIVAHNPCTSVSSSVQTFTVKSLPDLVIRQIKVPNEPFSGQITEITWETVNQGTNNTGIVRWYDAVFLSQDSVLNIDSDYYLGAVYNDIALNPGEGYTQMGQFAFPKEVENRNYVFVVADYFNYIRELNDNNNRRLAETNIKLTSPPDLTVSSVITPFNAFSEQFIPISYTVKNIGQGPTVEVSWRDRIYLSTDPELETNRATLLGTYSNFGNLLPGQTYTRKENIALPKGIAGKYFIHVRTDLDNRVFEYAYEENNVGSSDTMEITLTPPPDLQISSFQPPLSASNGERVTLRWTVSNLGASRARGNWNDEIYISKFPVFNQQAMFIGSQFQYNRELPPNANYIGTLEVGIPNNITGTHYFFIVTDANNTIFEFNRENNNVRRSEQSVNILSPDLTVQRVSIPNTVISGQSINVAWTVQNNGSGVLQNITRRDVIFLSRNSTFDLTTAIRLDSLEYGGQLQAGQSINRQKNITIPDGIDGRYYLWVFTDANQKIFENGSESNNLAQAVLDISLAPWPDLQVTKIEGVPDKMIAGNLLQLTYTVQNQGQGNVTNQVWKDRIYISASPNWQLELAKPLQDLDIVQSLPAQASYMRSISFNLPMLPGIASTGVYYLYVFADATNALYEHTDEGNNTLRSIPINISAPPPVDFEVFAVQADVTDTLQSGQKINVRWQVKNTGSSTELWDYYFWYDGIYLSKDQKWDAGDQFIFDWTEQGPLEEQNEYEDRQSFVLPPGISGDYFLLLVSDHTGLVRDGNPQNNVRSLSGNQAIHFKKRNYADLTLFDYQINSTAIAGQPLKLSWKVKNSGEGSTLGNAWADKAYLSTDIRLDNFDPSIFTFSRNGALAPRQEYQVNAEAVLPISAKGNYVLWLKTDANNNEFEVPSEQNNALSLPIDVMVPPPADLQVAAIQHPDSTLVGDELTVEWISVNRGTNPVNGRWQDFVYLSKDNQWDLSDRALGSKVIEGSLPPGGQSKHDLKVSVPGLETGKYHVIIQTDGLNNIIERNDTNNIGVSSKTLQVGVKTLPLEVLTADLLQNDQNLYYKIEIPDSLATETLLVTLQGDSLSGVNEIFLSYEKTPSRSDHEASSSIPFTSKQQIIVPSLKPGTYYLLAFGNNRRIQQQNVTFLAQIVPFEIRNIQSNRGGNSGTVTVKIEGGKFEEAMIWTLKSDAGQIITAYNVYFVNSTQAFVTFNLRGVALGQYDVQAQKASGDLAVLSKGFEVVEGSSLGNGIGAPNNGFVCSIENTDTDELISTAALHPPNTRLNRVVTMRIQYANVGNVDIPTPTRFLFSLEKAPISFTTNGLAQNTHELLLEFVDKDGPPGILRPGSSGSIVVYTKAVALLRFLLTE; this comes from the coding sequence ATGAGAGTTTTCGTTACTATTCTATTGATGATCTATATTGTACAGAAGTTTCAAGCCCAAACCACTGTCAATACAACAATCAATAACAATACAGTTTGGACAACTGCGGGAAGCCCTTATTTGGTTGGTTCAAGTGCTTCAATCGCTACTGGGGCAACCCTGACTATCCAGCCTGGTGTTGTGGTGAAATTCATCAATGATTTAGATGATTTCATCGTTAATGGCAATATTGTTGCACAAGGCACATCTGCTCAACCCATTGTATTTTCCTCTAGCAAAGATGATCAATATGGTGGGGATAGTAACAAAGACGGGACGGCTACCAGACCCACTGATCGAGATTGGAGGTCAATATTGATCAAAGCGAATAACGGGGCAGGGAGTATTTTTTCCAATTGTTTATTTCGTTACGGAGGGTACTATTTCAACAGCAGTGCGACAATTGAAATAGAAGGCAGTAATGCCACAATCAGCGAGTGTACTTTTTTTAATGTTAACAAAGCAATATTGGTTCGGCAAGGAGGCAAACCCAGCGTTAGCAAATGTCGATTTGAAAACGTAACTATTATGGCGATTACTATATCACTAGGTAGTGAACCCCTGCTTGCTGAGAATACCTACGTAAAGAATGGGATTAATGGGCTGGGTATTTTAGGTGGAAGCTACTTACAAACAGCTAGTTATTTGCTTAAAAAGATAAATAATCAAAGTTTTCCATTCCAATCCTATGTAATTGAGGGTGCCATTACCCTCGAACCTAGCGTAAATTTAAGTATTGAACCCGGAGTTGTCATCAAATTTGCTTCACAGTATGTAGAATATAGCTTCAGGGGAAATCTGAAAGCCGAAGGAACTGCTGCCGAACCCATTGTTTTTACTTCGATTAAAGACGACGAATATGGGGGTGACAGCAACAATGACGGTACGGCCAGTAAGCCCAGCGATCAGGACTGGCGAAGCATTAATGTCAATAACTCAGTGAGTAGCCTCAAAAACTGTTTATTCAGATACGGTGGCTATTATTTTGGAGGAGATGCTGCCTTAGATATTGGCAATAGCAATCCCAGGATTGAAAGCTGTACATTTTTTAACAATCATAAAAGTCTCTTTATTAGCCAAGGAGCTGCGCCCAGCATTAACAATTGTACTTTCCGTGAGAGCAGTTCCATACCAGTTTCGATTGCCTTATCGGCTAACCCTACTTTTGAGAACAACAATTTTATTAACAATAAAATCAACGGTTTGGGCATCATCTCTTTGACCTATACCGGATCAGCCAATTACACCTTAAATAAAATCAATTCAACGCAGTTTCCTTTCAATGCTTATGTAATTGACAATGCTCTTGCCTTGAGTCAAAATGTAAGTTTGACGATCGAAGCAGGGGTCATCATCAAGTTTGCAGACCAAAACGATGAATATGTTTTTAACGGGCGTATCAAAGCTGAAGGTACGATTGATGAACCAATCATTTTTACTTCAATTAAAGATGATGAATTTGGTGGAGACACCAATAACGATGGAGCCGGGACGCAGGCATCTCCTCAAGATTGGCGGAGTATGCTCATCCAAAACAACCAGAGTAGCCTCAAGTTCTGTACTTTTCGTTATGGAGGTTACTATTTCACTGGCACTGAAGCTGCGCTCAGGATTGGGAATGGGGTCAGTCCGACCGTTACAAGTTGTCATTTTTACCGTGTGAATCAAGCTATCATTACCGGAATTAATGCAGCACCCACAGTTAGCGACTGTTTTTTTTCTGAGTGTACCAATGCCCCGGTTTCCATTTTCCTGTCCAGCAAGCCCAAATTCAGTAATAACACCTTCAGCAATAACGCAATTAATGCCATTGGCCTAGTTGGAGGCACCTATGCTACTGCGGGTGACTATACCCTGTCCAAAACAACCGCTTTGATCAATGACAACAACATTGCATATTATCTGTCAGAGAGCCTAATTTTAGCCTCAAACGTTTCTTTGACCATTGACCCTGGCGTCATCATCAAACTTAAGGGTGTAGCCAATGGCAGTGAAGTATCCATTACTGTGAATGGTAAACTAACCGCTAGAGGGTCTGCTGAAACACCCATTATTTTTACATCTTCGCGTGATGATGCTTTTGGTGGAGATACCCACAATGATGGCAATAGTTCGAGGCCAGCCATCGGAGACTGGTTTAGCATCATCATCAACTCAAATGCCGGAGTCAACAGTGTTTTTGAGCACTGTCAGTTCAGATACGGGGGATTCTTGCGCGGGCCTGTGGTCAGTCAATACGGGGCCATTCGAACATTGGGTAGTAGTGCCCCAAGCATGATGAATTGCAGTTTTTTTGCCAATTCTCATGGCTTGATGATTGGGAACGGCTCAAAGCCCAACATCAGTAACTGCACCTTTACATCAAGTGGCTGGACTCCTATCTCACTGGGGTTGGGCGCCCTGCCAACCTTTTCCAACAATATCTTTTTGAGAAACAACATAAACGCAGTGGGGATCGTAGCTGGGGATTATACAGGAACAGCGAATTATACCTTGAACAAACTCAACCTGGCGGGAATTGACAATGTCTCCTATTTTGTTCAACAAGATATTACCCTGGGCAAAGACATTAGTCTCACCATAAAACCGGGTGTCGTCATTAAGTTTTATAAACCTCGGGTGCGGGGAGACAACTCCAGCGTTAAGGTAGATGGCCAGATCATAGCCACAGGTACTACTGCCGAACCGATTGTCTTCACTTCCGTGGCAGATGATGAATACGCAGGAGATTCAGGCAATGATGGCACTAGTATCAAACCTAATTATGGCGATTGGTATGGTTTGGTGATCTCCAATGAAACCAGGGATAGCAAATTCGAAAACTGCATCTTTAGGTATGGAGGCTTTTTTAATCAAGAAAATGAAAATGGCTTTGGAACAGTGCGTGCTGTGGGGAAAAGTAAACCGAGTATCAGCAATTGTTCTTTTCAGTACAACGCCATAGGAATCGTTGCGGCGGATTTTTCAACCCCGAGCATCAAAGGTAACAATTTTGTGGACTGTGAAGGAACTGCTCTTTCGATGGCCCTTACTGCCAATCCTCTTTTTGAAGAAAATAAAATTGATCGATTGAGCATCGGAGCGATTGGGCTTATTCCAGGTACATATAACAGTAGAGGAGATTTTAGTTTGAAAAAGGTGGACTTTGCAGGCATCAAAAACATCCCTTATTTCATAGATGGTTCTATTCAATTAGAATCAGGATTCAACTGGATCATCGAACCGGGGGTAGTTGTCAAATTAGCTGAGCAGGCTGATAAATTCTACAACCATCGCATCATCATAAACGGCTCTATTCGCGCAGAAGGAACTCCGGGAGAGTCTATTATTTTCACCTCGGCCAATGACGACGAATTTGGTGGAAATATCTACTCTGATGGATCAAACAATCCTCCTGAACGGGGCGACTGGCTCGGCATCATCCTAAACAACAATAACAATAGCCGCTTCAAATACTGCAAATTTCGCTACGGTGGTTTTTCCACCCAGTCGCCTCAATATGGTGTTTTACGCATCAACAACAGTTCTCCATCCCTTCTCAGCAAATGTGAATTCACCAGTAACACCCGCGGCGTGGTGGTAGCAGGCACATCCACGGTCACGCTAGACAGTTGTGATTTTAGCAAAAATCTGATAGGCTTGTACAAAGAAGGGGGGAACGTGCGCGTCAAGGAAAGCAACATCTTTGGAAATATCGATTTTGGAGTTCAAAACGCAACGACCGTAGATGTGGATGCCACCCTCAACTGGTGGGGCGATTCTACGGGCCCTCAACATCCGCAGAAAAACCCAAGTGGCAAAGGCAATAAGGTAAGTAATTACGTATTGTTTGAACCATGGCAACAACAAAAAATCACTTTCAAAAACGATGTAGGGATTGCCAGCATTTTGGGTCCAAATACCCGTTGCAATCTGAGCAGTACAGAAACCATCAGGGTAACCATTGCCAACTATGGAAGTGTTGTACAAACTGGCTTTGAAATAATCGTTTTGGTCAACGGGCTGGAAAAGGTGCGTGAAAACGTAGGTGTGTTGCAGGTTGTAAACCAAACCACTACCGAATACACTTTGCGATCTAAAATAGATTTATCGGCTTATGCGGAATATGAATTACAGGTTTTTACTGTTCTAAACAATGATCAAAACGTTTACAATGACGGTAAAATAATCACGGTTGAAAATTATCGTCCTATTTCCTCTAATACGCAATTTAGTAGCCTGCTACCAGCTAATGGTAAACTCGAAGTAGAAGCGATCGAAGCTTTTTTCTCCTGGTCGCCAATTGAAAACGCCACCAGTTACGACCTATTTGTATGGCTCGCCGTGCAGGCAGAGCCAACTATACCTACCGTGGCAGGTCTTACCGGACTGAATTATCAATTTAGCCAGGAATTAGCCTACGGAGCCCAGTACCGCTGGAAAATTGTGGCACATAATCCCTGTACCAGTGTTTCCAGTTCAGTCCAAACCTTTACTGTAAAAAGTTTACCTGATCTCGTCATCAGGCAAATCAAGGTACCCAATGAACCTTTTTCAGGCCAAATTACCGAGATAACCTGGGAGACGGTCAACCAAGGCACCAATAATACCGGGATAGTTCGTTGGTACGATGCTGTATTTTTGTCCCAGGATTCGGTATTGAATATAGATAGCGACTACTATTTGGGTGCAGTTTATAACGATATTGCGCTAAATCCCGGGGAAGGATATACCCAAATGGGACAATTTGCATTTCCTAAAGAGGTGGAAAATCGGAATTATGTTTTTGTAGTTGCCGATTATTTCAATTACATCAGGGAACTTAACGACAACAACAACCGCCGATTGGCCGAGACAAACATAAAGCTTACATCTCCTCCTGATCTTACCGTTAGCTCCGTCATTACACCCTTCAATGCATTTTCGGAACAATTCATTCCCATCTCCTATACTGTAAAGAACATTGGGCAAGGCCCTACGGTAGAGGTGTCTTGGCGGGATCGGATTTACCTATCAACTGATCCAGAACTGGAAACAAATCGGGCTACTCTGCTGGGAACCTATTCGAATTTTGGAAATTTACTCCCGGGGCAAACGTATACCCGTAAAGAAAACATCGCCCTGCCCAAAGGAATTGCGGGAAAATATTTCATCCATGTGCGGACAGATCTCGATAACAGGGTTTTTGAATACGCTTATGAAGAAAACAACGTCGGGAGCAGTGATACAATGGAAATTACCCTCACGCCTCCCCCCGACCTGCAAATAAGCAGTTTTCAGCCTCCGTTGAGTGCAAGCAATGGCGAGAGAGTTACTTTGCGCTGGACGGTGAGCAATTTAGGTGCTTCACGTGCGCGTGGCAATTGGAATGATGAAATATACATCAGTAAATTCCCGGTTTTCAATCAGCAAGCCATGTTTATCGGTTCTCAATTCCAGTATAACCGCGAGTTACCTCCAAACGCAAATTACATTGGTACACTGGAAGTTGGCATACCTAATAACATCACTGGAACTCACTATTTTTTTATAGTCACTGATGCCAACAATACTATTTTTGAATTTAACCGGGAAAACAATAATGTTCGCCGTAGTGAGCAAAGTGTAAATATTTTGAGTCCAGACCTGACCGTACAGCGTGTAAGCATCCCCAACACTGTCATATCTGGTCAGTCAATCAATGTAGCCTGGACCGTACAAAATAACGGATCGGGTGTTTTACAGAATATAACCCGGCGTGATGTCATTTTCTTGAGTCGCAACAGCACTTTTGACCTTACAACGGCCATCCGGCTTGATTCCTTAGAGTATGGAGGGCAGTTGCAAGCTGGGCAAAGCATAAATCGCCAAAAAAACATCACCATACCCGACGGAATCGATGGCCGTTACTACTTGTGGGTATTCACCGATGCCAATCAAAAAATATTCGAAAATGGCAGTGAGTCTAATAATCTTGCTCAAGCTGTTTTAGACATCAGTTTGGCTCCCTGGCCAGACCTGCAAGTGACCAAAATAGAAGGAGTTCCGGATAAAATGATTGCAGGAAATCTCCTTCAACTGACCTATACTGTGCAAAACCAGGGCCAGGGAAACGTAACCAATCAGGTATGGAAAGACCGGATCTATATTTCCGCATCACCTAATTGGCAATTAGAACTAGCCAAGCCGTTGCAAGACCTCGACATTGTTCAAAGTTTGCCCGCTCAGGCTTCCTACATGCGTAGCATCAGTTTCAATTTACCGATGTTGCCAGGAATAGCCAGTACTGGGGTCTATTATTTGTATGTTTTTGCCGATGCTACCAATGCGCTTTATGAACATACGGATGAAGGTAACAATACTTTACGGAGCATCCCCATCAACATTAGTGCTCCACCACCAGTAGATTTTGAAGTATTTGCCGTGCAAGCCGATGTCACAGACACTTTACAATCCGGACAAAAAATCAATGTGCGTTGGCAGGTTAAAAATACTGGCTCCTCCACTGAATTGTGGGACTATTATTTCTGGTACGATGGTATTTATTTGTCCAAAGACCAAAAATGGGATGCGGGAGATCAATTTATCTTTGACTGGACGGAGCAAGGTCCTCTCGAAGAGCAAAACGAATATGAAGACAGGCAAAGCTTTGTACTTCCACCCGGCATCAGTGGCGATTATTTCTTGTTGTTGGTCAGTGACCATACTGGCCTGGTTCGTGATGGCAACCCCCAAAACAACGTACGTTCACTTAGTGGCAACCAAGCTATTCATTTTAAAAAACGGAATTACGCGGATTTGACCCTATTCGACTACCAGATCAATAGCACTGCCATAGCTGGCCAACCCTTGAAGCTGAGTTGGAAGGTCAAAAACTCGGGGGAAGGCAGCACCTTGGGTAATGCTTGGGCTGATAAAGCTTATCTTTCAACCGATATCCGCCTGGACAACTTTGACCCCTCAATTTTTACCTTCAGTCGGAATGGAGCATTAGCACCGAGGCAGGAGTACCAAGTAAACGCGGAAGCCGTCTTACCTATTTCCGCAAAAGGGAATTATGTACTATGGCTAAAAACAGATGCCAATAACAATGAGTTTGAAGTGCCATCCGAACAGAACAATGCTTTATCCTTGCCCATTGATGTAATGGTTCCTCCCCCGGCTGATCTGCAAGTTGCCGCTATTCAGCACCCCGACAGTACCCTGGTTGGCGATGAACTGACCGTAGAATGGATCAGCGTTAACCGCGGCACCAATCCCGTTAATGGTCGTTGGCAAGATTTTGTTTACCTCTCCAAAGATAATCAATGGGATCTCAGCGACCGTGCTCTGGGCAGTAAAGTCATTGAAGGTAGCCTCCCTCCGGGTGGACAAAGTAAACACGACTTAAAAGTCAGCGTACCCGGGCTGGAAACGGGCAAGTATCATGTAATTATACAAACCGATGGACTCAATAACATCATTGAGCGTAACGACACCAATAATATTGGGGTATCCAGCAAGACCCTTCAGGTAGGGGTGAAAACCCTACCATTGGAGGTATTGACCGCAGATTTATTGCAAAACGACCAGAATCTTTACTACAAAATTGAAATACCTGACTCATTGGCAACCGAAACGCTACTGGTAACTTTACAGGGAGATTCTCTAAGTGGTGTCAATGAAATATTTCTCAGCTATGAAAAAACCCCAAGCCGCTCGGATCACGAAGCATCCTCCAGTATACCCTTCACCAGCAAGCAACAAATTATCGTACCTAGCTTAAAGCCCGGTACATACTATTTACTCGCCTTCGGAAACAATCGACGCATCCAACAGCAAAACGTTACTTTTCTGGCCCAGATCGTGCCTTTTGAAATCCGCAATATCCAGTCCAATCGCGGTGGTAACTCCGGTACAGTAACAGTAAAAATAGAAGGCGGCAAATTTGAAGAAGCCATGATTTGGACTTTAAAATCGGACGCCGGACAAATCATTACGGCGTATAATGTATACTTCGTTAATTCCACCCAGGCTTTTGTCACCTTCAACCTCCGGGGCGTGGCCTTGGGGCAATACGACGTACAAGCGCAAAAAGCCAGTGGAGACCTGGCTGTTTTAAGCAAAGGTTTTGAAGTAGTGGAAGGGTCAAGCCTCGGCAACGGCATTGGAGCACCCAACAATGGCTTTGTTTGTTCCATTGAAAACACCGATACGGACGAACTCATTAGTACCGCGGCTCTACATCCACCCAATACCCGTCTGAATCGGGTAGTAACCATGCGTATTCAATACGCTAATGTCGGAAACGTAGATATACCTACCCCCACCCGCTTCCTGTTCAGCCTGGAAAAAGCGCCCATTTCTTTTACCACCAATGGCCTGGCACAAAACACCCATGAGTTATTGTTGGAATTTGTAGACAAAGACGGGCCTCCTGGCATCCTGCGGCCTGGAAGCAGTGGTTCCATCGTGGTATACACCAAAGCAGTTGCACTATTGCGGTTTTTATTAACAGAATAA